One Mycolicibacter sp. MU0083 DNA window includes the following coding sequences:
- a CDS encoding pentapeptide repeat-containing protein, whose product MTGARHWVDREFVGHDFRDEDLSRLHTERTVFDDCDFSGANLAESQHRGSAFRNCRFERASLWHSEFHHCSLLGSVFVDCRLRPMVLDEVDLTLAVLGGNDLRGVDLAGCRLREAGLVETDLRRAVLREADLTGARTAGLRLEEADLRGARVDPTLWTTAALTGARIDIAQAMTYAAAHGLRLDGAD is encoded by the coding sequence TTGACCGGCGCCCGGCACTGGGTCGACCGCGAGTTCGTCGGCCACGATTTCCGCGACGAGGATCTCTCCCGGCTGCACACCGAACGGACGGTCTTCGACGACTGCGATTTCAGCGGCGCGAACCTGGCCGAATCGCAGCACCGCGGATCGGCCTTCCGCAACTGCCGGTTCGAACGGGCATCGCTGTGGCACAGCGAATTCCATCACTGCAGCCTGCTGGGCTCGGTGTTCGTCGACTGCCGGCTACGGCCGATGGTCCTCGACGAGGTCGATCTGACCCTGGCGGTGCTGGGCGGCAACGATCTTCGCGGGGTGGATCTGGCCGGGTGCCGGTTGCGGGAAGCGGGCCTGGTGGAAACCGACCTGCGCAGAGCGGTTCTGCGCGAGGCCGACCTGACCGGTGCTCGCACCGCCGGTCTGCGGCTCGAGGAAGCCGATCTGCGGGGTGCCCGCGTCGACCCGACGCTGTGGACCACCGCGGCGCTGACCGGCGCGCGCATCGACATCGCCCAGGCGATGACCTACGCGGCCGCCCACGGGTTACGGCTCGACGGCGCGGACTGA
- a CDS encoding GTP-binding protein: MAYERWDRPPDTSAAPRDSASTKIVIAGGFGVGKTTFVGTVSEIMPLRTEALVTDASAGIDGLEATPDKRTTTVAMDFGRITLADDLVLYLFGTPGQRRFWFMWDDLVRGAIGAIVMVDCRRLQDSFAAVDFFEHRNLPFLIAVNEFDGAPRYPVAAVRKALALADHIPVIAVDARDPRSARGALIAISEYALSTLAPTSG, translated from the coding sequence GTGGCCTACGAGCGCTGGGATAGGCCCCCGGACACGTCCGCCGCCCCGCGGGATTCCGCCTCGACCAAGATCGTCATCGCCGGCGGATTCGGGGTCGGCAAGACCACCTTCGTCGGCACCGTCTCGGAGATCATGCCGCTGCGCACCGAAGCGCTGGTGACCGATGCCTCGGCCGGCATCGACGGGCTGGAGGCCACTCCCGACAAGCGGACCACCACGGTCGCAATGGACTTCGGCCGCATCACCTTGGCCGACGATCTGGTGCTGTACCTGTTCGGCACGCCGGGCCAGCGCCGGTTCTGGTTCATGTGGGACGACCTGGTGCGCGGTGCCATCGGCGCGATCGTCATGGTCGACTGCCGGCGACTGCAGGACAGCTTCGCCGCGGTCGACTTCTTCGAGCACCGCAACCTGCCGTTCCTGATCGCGGTCAACGAGTTCGACGGGGCGCCGCGCTACCCGGTGGCCGCGGTGCGCAAAGCGCTGGCCCTGGCCGATCACATCCCGGTGATCGCCGTCGACGCGCGCGATCCCCGATCGGCCCGGGGTGCGCTCATCGCGATCAGCGAATACGCACTGTCCACCCTGGCGCCGACGTCCGGTTGA
- a CDS encoding DUF742 domain-containing protein — MDSAQHRGYRTAPQTPDVEANLVRPYTLTAGRTHTDVPLPLEAPVQTLHDAQPNQWPVSDPRGRIVELCRAAPSVAEISARLDLPLGVARVLVGDLVTSGYLRVRATLTEASTRDERRELIGRTLRGLRALG; from the coding sequence ATGGACAGCGCGCAGCACCGCGGGTACCGGACCGCCCCGCAGACTCCCGACGTCGAGGCCAATCTGGTCCGTCCCTACACCCTGACCGCCGGTAGGACCCACACCGACGTTCCGCTGCCGCTGGAAGCCCCGGTGCAGACCCTGCACGATGCGCAGCCCAACCAATGGCCGGTCAGTGATCCGCGCGGCCGGATCGTCGAACTCTGCCGGGCGGCTCCGTCGGTCGCCGAGATCTCCGCCCGGCTGGATCTGCCGCTGGGTGTCGCGCGCGTCCTGGTGGGCGATCTGGTCACGTCGGGATACCTTCGGGTGCGCGCGACGCTGACCGAGGCGTCCACCCGGGACGAACGCCGGGAATTGATAGGAAGGACGCTTCGTGGCCTACGAGCGCTGGGATAG
- a CDS encoding roadblock/LC7 domain-containing protein → MTFPTEPAEHRRPAETSLDWLVSKFTREVPGVSHAVLVSVDGLTVAASEHLPTERADQLAAVASGLASLATGAAQLFEGGRVLQSVVEMEQGYLLLMRVGDGSHLATLASASCDIGQIGYEMAVLVERVGAVVQSARRSAPSAGRSRGAGEW, encoded by the coding sequence ATGACCTTCCCCACAGAACCCGCAGAACACCGTCGCCCCGCCGAAACCTCGCTGGACTGGCTGGTCTCCAAATTCACCCGCGAGGTGCCCGGGGTGTCCCACGCGGTACTGGTCTCGGTCGACGGGCTGACGGTCGCGGCCAGCGAACACCTGCCCACCGAACGGGCCGACCAACTGGCGGCCGTCGCATCGGGTCTGGCCAGTCTGGCGACCGGCGCGGCACAACTGTTCGAGGGCGGGCGGGTGCTGCAGTCGGTAGTCGAGATGGAGCAGGGCTACTTGTTGCTGATGCGGGTCGGCGACGGCTCGCACCTGGCGACCCTGGCGAGCGCGTCCTGCGATATCGGCCAGATCGGCTACGAGATGGCGGTTCTGGTGGAGCGGGTCGGCGCGGTGGTCCAGTCCGCGCGCCGATCGGCCCCGTCGGCCGGCCGCTCGCGGGGTGCCGGTGAATGGTGA
- a CDS encoding HAMP domain-containing sensor histidine kinase, whose translation MTLFDHPEGVEQAPGDPVDRDHQPGAATVKRPSRWSVRNWPVRWKVLAIALLPLSLAGLFGGLRVSTALADSNRLRLIADRAEMIPAITNYMSALGDALVAASSDGDAEGARKNFENRKYELQSRLSHTDVAADVRSGVDTLIDRGQELLTLVSTTGVGLRDEVTGYAPILLTAEDAIIGSVRSDGEQIRAQTEGLSRAVGARGQMMMQELLVNRGGELPDPELRTSMMTLAGTEPSTLFGMAQVLGVDSPEAKSLQQQLVTRMAIMSDPEQVLPNNPVLRDSIRTTDQIAARLIAENTGAVTSAVEDRAEARRAAALRDVALVLAAITATLLAVWLVARSLVRPLRTLRDSALQVAHTDLEQEIARLRAGEPGSDRDPDPLPVYTTEEVGQVAHAVDELHAQALLLAGDEARLRQLVNEMFETMSRRNRSLVDQQLALIDQLERNEDDPDRLESLFRLDHLAARMRRNGANLLVLAGARTPHERGRPTPLATLISAAASEVEGYDRVQTVLVPDTTVTGAAAADCVHLLAELMDNALRYSAPTEPVRVVAGFESDGGVVIEVVDVGLGMTDADLRMANMRLAAGGEFSPENARHMGLFVISRLAHRHGIEVRLFPASQGSRGITAEVYLPAHLLIGGPVEQPIPVVAAPPVQPIADVAETPQPQPAPYESYESYDQSVQSEPYDYTDADDDVDVADPGPVVSLLPRRNPGSSGITGPSAGRPAEPFERAPHAAEPVIERSSPADTSAYFAARSRAAATPEPEPEPEPASAPDTDSIYQRMLSESLGNDPNEPGLRADLDWQSVWDRGWSVAAEVENVPVVAHTEHGLPVREPGARLVPGSARDDAPEALDTYVPEHGSDDQGDHGEHPASDGGPGGAARPTPQWDPAAIGTSISSHFSGVHAARAHARENGHDIDQGQNR comes from the coding sequence GTGACGCTCTTCGACCACCCGGAAGGGGTGGAGCAGGCCCCGGGCGACCCGGTAGACCGCGATCATCAGCCCGGTGCCGCGACAGTCAAGCGGCCGTCGCGATGGTCGGTGCGCAACTGGCCGGTGCGATGGAAGGTGCTGGCGATCGCCCTGCTGCCGCTGTCGCTGGCCGGGCTCTTCGGCGGCCTGCGGGTCTCGACCGCACTCGCGGACTCCAACCGGCTGCGGCTGATCGCCGACCGTGCCGAGATGATCCCGGCGATCACCAATTACATGTCGGCACTGGGTGATGCACTGGTGGCCGCATCGTCCGACGGCGACGCCGAGGGCGCCCGGAAGAACTTCGAGAACCGCAAATACGAGCTGCAGTCGAGACTGTCGCACACTGACGTGGCCGCCGACGTGCGGTCCGGGGTGGACACCCTGATCGACCGCGGCCAGGAACTGCTGACGCTGGTGTCGACCACCGGGGTCGGGCTGCGTGACGAGGTGACCGGCTACGCGCCCATCCTGCTGACCGCCGAAGACGCCATCATCGGATCGGTCCGGTCGGACGGTGAACAGATCCGGGCGCAGACCGAGGGATTGAGCCGCGCAGTCGGTGCCCGCGGCCAGATGATGATGCAGGAACTGCTGGTCAACCGTGGCGGTGAGCTGCCCGACCCGGAGTTGCGCACCTCGATGATGACGCTGGCCGGCACCGAGCCGTCCACGCTGTTCGGGATGGCCCAGGTGCTCGGTGTCGACTCACCGGAAGCCAAGTCCCTGCAGCAGCAACTGGTGACCCGGATGGCGATCATGTCCGACCCGGAGCAGGTGCTGCCGAACAACCCGGTGCTGCGGGACTCGATTCGCACCACCGACCAGATCGCCGCCCGGCTGATCGCCGAGAACACCGGCGCGGTCACCTCGGCCGTCGAGGACCGCGCCGAGGCCCGCCGCGCCGCCGCGTTGCGCGACGTGGCGCTGGTGCTGGCCGCGATCACCGCCACCCTGCTGGCGGTGTGGCTGGTGGCGCGCTCGCTGGTGCGTCCGCTGCGCACTTTGCGGGACAGCGCCTTGCAGGTGGCCCACACCGACCTCGAGCAGGAGATCGCCCGGCTGCGTGCCGGCGAGCCCGGGTCGGATCGCGACCCCGACCCGTTGCCGGTCTACACCACCGAGGAGGTCGGACAGGTCGCCCACGCCGTCGACGAACTGCACGCGCAGGCCCTACTGCTCGCCGGGGACGAAGCCCGGCTGCGGCAGCTGGTCAACGAGATGTTCGAGACGATGTCGCGGCGCAACCGATCCCTGGTCGACCAGCAGTTGGCGCTCATCGACCAGCTGGAGCGCAACGAGGACGACCCCGACCGGCTGGAGAGCCTGTTCCGGTTGGACCATCTTGCCGCCCGGATGCGGCGCAACGGGGCGAACCTGCTGGTGCTGGCCGGTGCGCGCACACCCCACGAACGGGGCCGGCCGACACCGCTGGCGACGTTGATCAGTGCCGCCGCCTCGGAAGTCGAGGGCTACGACCGGGTGCAGACGGTATTGGTGCCCGACACCACGGTGACCGGCGCGGCCGCAGCCGACTGCGTGCACCTGCTCGCGGAATTGATGGACAACGCATTGCGCTATTCGGCGCCGACGGAACCGGTCCGGGTGGTCGCCGGATTCGAGAGCGACGGCGGGGTGGTGATCGAGGTGGTCGACGTCGGGTTGGGGATGACCGACGCCGACCTGCGGATGGCCAACATGCGGCTGGCGGCCGGCGGTGAGTTCAGCCCGGAGAACGCCCGCCACATGGGGCTGTTCGTGATCTCACGGCTGGCGCACCGGCACGGCATCGAGGTCCGGTTGTTCCCGGCGTCGCAGGGGTCGAGGGGTATCACCGCCGAGGTGTACCTGCCGGCGCACCTGCTGATCGGCGGGCCCGTCGAACAACCCATCCCGGTGGTCGCGGCTCCGCCGGTCCAGCCGATCGCCGACGTCGCCGAGACGCCGCAGCCCCAACCCGCGCCGTACGAGTCGTATGAGTCCTACGACCAGTCGGTGCAGTCCGAGCCCTACGACTACACCGACGCCGACGACGACGTCGACGTGGCCGATCCCGGTCCCGTCGTCTCGCTGCTGCCGCGCCGTAACCCGGGATCCAGCGGTATCACCGGGCCATCGGCCGGGCGACCCGCCGAACCGTTCGAGCGGGCGCCGCACGCAGCCGAGCCGGTCATCGAAAGGTCTTCTCCCGCCGACACGTCGGCGTATTTCGCGGCGCGATCCCGGGCCGCGGCCACGCCGGAGCCCGAGCCCGAGCCGGAACCCGCATCCGCGCCCGACACCGATTCGATCTATCAGCGGATGCTCTCCGAATCGCTGGGCAACGACCCCAACGAACCGGGTCTGCGCGCCGACCTGGACTGGCAGTCGGTGTGGGATCGCGGTTGGTCGGTGGCCGCCGAGGTCGAGAACGTGCCGGTCGTCGCCCACACCGAACACGGTCTGCCGGTCCGCGAACCCGGCGCCCGGCTGGTACCCGGGTCTGCTCGCGACGATGCACCAGAGGCGCTCGATACCTATGTCCCCGAACACGGTTCGGATGACCAGGGTGACCACGGTGAGCACCCGGCGTCCGACGGCGGACCCGGCGGGGCCGCCCGCCCGACACCGCAATGGGATCCCGCGGCGATAGGAACCTCGATCAGCAGTCACTTCAGCGGGGTGCACGCCGCACGAGCGCACGCCCGGGAAAACGGACACGACATCGACCAGGGACAGAACCGGTAA
- a CDS encoding tRNA (cytidine(34)-2'-O)-methyltransferase yields MIRVLFYSPRIPPNTGNAIRMVAATGAELHLVEPLGFDLSEPKLRRAGLDYHDLAWVRVHPSLPAAWEALGDARVFAFTTGAATAYTDVRYEPGDVLMFGPEPTGLDEQTLADPHITGRLRIPMLPGRRSLNLSNAAAVAAYEAWRQHGFPGGV; encoded by the coding sequence ATGATCCGGGTGCTGTTCTACTCACCCCGCATTCCGCCCAACACCGGTAACGCGATCCGGATGGTGGCGGCGACCGGCGCGGAACTCCACCTGGTGGAGCCCTTGGGATTCGATCTGTCCGAGCCGAAACTGCGGCGGGCCGGTCTGGATTACCACGACCTCGCGTGGGTGCGGGTCCACCCGTCGTTGCCGGCGGCGTGGGAGGCCCTCGGCGACGCCCGGGTCTTCGCGTTCACCACCGGCGCGGCCACCGCCTACACCGACGTGCGCTATGAACCCGGCGACGTCCTGATGTTCGGTCCCGAACCCACCGGGCTCGACGAGCAGACCCTGGCCGACCCGCACATCACCGGGCGGCTTCGCATCCCGATGCTGCCCGGACGGCGGTCGCTGAACCTGTCGAACGCCGCCGCGGTGGCGGCCTACGAGGCGTGGCGCCAGCACGGCTTTCCCGGCGGGGTGTAG
- a CDS encoding nitroreductase family protein translates to MNLNLSADEVLTTTRSVRKRLDLDKPVPREVLMECLEIALQAPTGSNAQGWQWMFVTDPVKKQAIADIYRANALPYLNQEKPGYGEGDVRTERMGFVSDSAKYLAENLQDVPVLLIPCLEGKPDTGGLGFSASFWASLFPAAWSYCLALRNRGLGSCWTTLHLHGDGEKQAAEVLGIPYEQYSQGGLFPIAYTKGTDFKPAKRLPADRVVHFDTW, encoded by the coding sequence ATGAACCTCAACTTGTCCGCCGACGAAGTCCTGACCACCACCCGATCGGTCCGCAAGCGTCTCGACCTCGACAAGCCGGTTCCCCGCGAGGTGCTGATGGAATGCCTCGAGATCGCCTTGCAGGCACCCACCGGTTCCAACGCCCAGGGCTGGCAGTGGATGTTCGTCACCGACCCGGTCAAGAAGCAGGCGATCGCCGATATCTACCGCGCCAACGCCCTGCCCTACCTGAACCAGGAGAAGCCCGGCTACGGCGAGGGTGACGTGCGCACCGAACGGATGGGGTTCGTCAGCGATTCGGCCAAGTATCTGGCCGAGAACCTCCAGGACGTGCCGGTGCTGCTGATCCCGTGCCTGGAGGGCAAGCCCGACACCGGGGGACTGGGGTTCAGCGCGTCGTTCTGGGCCTCGCTGTTCCCGGCGGCCTGGAGCTACTGCCTGGCGCTGCGTAACCGCGGACTGGGTTCCTGCTGGACCACTCTGCATCTGCACGGCGACGGCGAGAAGCAGGCCGCCGAGGTACTCGGCATCCCCTACGAGCAGTACAGCCAGGGCGGGCTGTTCCCGATCGCCTACACCAAGGGCACCGACTTCAAACCGGCCAAGCGGCTGCCGGCGGACCGGGTGGTGCACTTCGACACCTGGTGA
- a CDS encoding error-prone DNA polymerase, translating to MGWDSGPPSWAEMERILDGKSRHTGVSAGATRDRDPSISRPEPPPRPVSAHPYAELHAHSAYSFLDGASSPQELVAEAARLGLRAIALTDHNGLYGVVRFAEAAAELAAEGQHVATVFGAELSLGASVSARARTEDPDPPGPHLLVLARGPEGYRRLSRQIAAAHLAGEKGRPRFDLDALTEAAGGHWHILTGCRKGHVRAALAAGGVEAASAALADLVDRFGAGRVAVELTRHGEPCDDERNAALAGLAPRFGVGLVATTGAHFARPDRGRLAMALGAVRARQSLDDAAGRLAPLGGSHLRSGAEMARLFAAHPTAVPAAAELGERCAFPLALIAPQLPPFPDVPAGTTEDGWLRRLTLAGAAGRYGPPERAPAAYSQIERELEVVAQLGFPGYFLVVHDITQFCRRSDILCQGRGSAANSAVCYALGITAVDPVANGLLFERFLSPARDGPPDIDIDIESDRREEVIQYVYAKYGRDHAAQVADVITYRGRSAVRDMARALGYSPGQQDAWSKQLSRWGRAGREAADLHGIPEQVVELADQVADLPRHLGIHSGGMVICDRPIADVCPVEWARMPGRSVLQWDKDDCAAIGLVKFDLLGLGMLSALHYAIDLVAQHCGVEVDLAAIDLSEPAVYEMLARADTVGVFQVESRAQMATLPRLRPREFYDLVVAVALIRPGPIQGGSVHPYIRRRNGIDPVTYEHPCMARALEKTYGVPLFQEQLMTLAVDCAGFTAAEADQLRRAMGSKRSPERMRRLRDRFYDGMAECHGITGAVAMRIYEKLEAFANYGFPESHAMSFASLVFYSAWFKLHYPAAFCAALLRAQPMGFYSPQSLVADARRHGVPVHRGCVNASLVHATLECGGTQLRLGLGAVRGIGTDLAERLVADREAHGPFTSMLDLTARVQLSVPQAEALATAGAFDCFGGNRREALWAAGSVAGQRPDRLPGVGVATGTPALPGMSEIELAAADVWATGVSPDSFPTQFLRADLDALGVIPAEQLGGVPDGTRVLVAGAVTHRQRPATARGVTFVNLEDETGMVNVLCTPGVWTRHRKLAQTATALLVRGRVQNAAGAVTVLADRLGSLELTVGSRSRDFR from the coding sequence GTGGGTTGGGATAGTGGGCCGCCGAGCTGGGCGGAGATGGAGCGAATACTCGATGGTAAGTCTCGTCACACCGGTGTTTCGGCCGGTGCGACGCGGGATCGCGACCCGTCGATCTCCCGTCCGGAACCACCACCCCGGCCGGTGTCGGCGCACCCCTACGCCGAATTGCATGCGCACTCGGCGTACAGCTTCTTAGACGGGGCCAGCAGCCCGCAGGAGCTGGTCGCCGAGGCCGCCCGGCTGGGGCTGCGGGCGATCGCGCTGACCGATCACAACGGGTTGTACGGAGTGGTGCGGTTCGCCGAGGCCGCCGCCGAGCTGGCGGCCGAGGGGCAGCACGTCGCCACGGTGTTCGGCGCCGAGCTGTCGTTGGGGGCGTCCGTCTCCGCGCGGGCCCGCACCGAGGACCCGGACCCGCCCGGCCCCCATCTACTGGTGCTGGCCCGCGGCCCGGAGGGCTATCGGAGATTGTCCCGGCAGATCGCCGCCGCGCACCTGGCCGGCGAGAAGGGCAGGCCGCGTTTCGACCTGGACGCGCTGACCGAGGCCGCCGGTGGACACTGGCACATCCTGACCGGCTGCCGCAAGGGGCACGTCCGCGCGGCGCTGGCCGCCGGCGGGGTCGAGGCCGCCTCCGCCGCGCTGGCCGACCTGGTGGACCGGTTCGGAGCCGGCCGGGTCGCTGTGGAGCTGACCCGGCACGGCGAGCCGTGCGACGACGAACGCAACGCCGCGCTGGCCGGCCTGGCGCCCCGGTTCGGGGTAGGGCTGGTGGCCACCACCGGTGCGCATTTCGCCCGGCCGGACCGGGGCCGGCTGGCGATGGCGCTGGGTGCGGTGCGGGCACGCCAGTCGCTGGATGACGCGGCCGGGCGACTGGCCCCGCTGGGCGGGTCGCACCTGCGGTCCGGCGCGGAGATGGCCCGACTGTTCGCGGCCCACCCGACGGCGGTGCCGGCGGCGGCCGAGCTCGGCGAGCGGTGCGCGTTCCCGCTGGCGCTGATCGCCCCGCAACTACCGCCCTTCCCGGATGTACCGGCCGGCACTACCGAGGACGGCTGGCTGCGGCGGTTGACCCTGGCCGGCGCCGCCGGGCGCTACGGCCCGCCCGAGCGGGCGCCGGCCGCCTACTCCCAGATCGAGCGTGAGTTGGAAGTCGTTGCGCAACTGGGTTTCCCCGGATACTTCCTGGTGGTGCACGACATCACCCAGTTCTGCCGGCGCAGTGACATCCTGTGCCAGGGCCGGGGATCGGCGGCCAACTCCGCGGTCTGCTACGCCCTCGGCATCACCGCGGTGGATCCGGTGGCCAACGGGCTGCTGTTCGAACGGTTCTTATCCCCGGCCCGCGACGGCCCGCCCGACATCGACATCGACATCGAATCGGATCGGCGCGAGGAGGTGATCCAGTACGTCTACGCCAAATACGGTCGCGACCACGCCGCCCAGGTGGCCGATGTCATCACCTACCGGGGCCGCAGCGCGGTACGCGACATGGCCCGTGCGCTGGGCTATTCGCCGGGGCAGCAGGACGCCTGGAGCAAGCAGCTGAGCCGCTGGGGGAGGGCCGGCCGGGAGGCCGCCGATCTGCACGGCATCCCCGAACAGGTGGTGGAGCTGGCCGACCAGGTCGCCGATCTGCCGAGGCATCTGGGCATCCACTCCGGTGGCATGGTGATCTGCGATCGGCCGATCGCCGACGTGTGCCCGGTGGAGTGGGCCCGGATGCCCGGGCGGAGCGTGCTGCAGTGGGACAAAGACGACTGCGCCGCAATCGGTTTGGTGAAATTCGACCTGCTGGGGCTGGGCATGCTTTCGGCGTTGCACTACGCGATCGACCTGGTGGCGCAGCATTGCGGTGTCGAGGTGGACCTGGCCGCGATCGACCTGTCCGAACCGGCGGTCTACGAGATGCTGGCGCGCGCCGACACCGTCGGGGTGTTCCAGGTGGAGTCGCGCGCCCAGATGGCCACCCTGCCGCGGTTGCGCCCACGGGAGTTCTACGACCTGGTGGTGGCGGTGGCGCTGATCCGCCCCGGGCCGATCCAGGGCGGGTCGGTGCATCCCTACATCCGCCGCCGCAACGGCATCGACCCGGTGACCTACGAGCACCCGTGTATGGCGCGAGCGCTGGAGAAAACCTATGGGGTGCCACTGTTTCAGGAGCAGTTGATGACGCTGGCGGTGGACTGCGCCGGGTTCACCGCCGCCGAAGCCGACCAGCTGCGCCGTGCCATGGGATCCAAGCGCTCCCCGGAGCGGATGCGCCGGCTACGGGACCGGTTCTACGACGGGATGGCCGAGTGTCACGGCATCACCGGAGCGGTGGCGATGCGGATCTACGAGAAGCTGGAAGCCTTCGCCAACTACGGATTTCCGGAGAGCCATGCGATGAGCTTCGCGTCGCTGGTGTTCTATTCGGCCTGGTTCAAGCTGCACTATCCCGCGGCGTTCTGCGCCGCGCTGCTGCGGGCTCAGCCGATGGGCTTCTACTCACCGCAGTCGTTGGTCGCCGACGCCCGCCGGCACGGGGTGCCGGTACACCGCGGTTGCGTCAACGCCAGCCTGGTACACGCCACATTGGAATGCGGCGGCACGCAACTCCGGCTCGGCCTGGGGGCCGTGCGGGGCATCGGCACCGACCTTGCCGAGCGGCTGGTGGCCGACCGGGAAGCGCATGGACCGTTCACCTCGATGCTGGATCTGACCGCCCGGGTGCAGCTTTCGGTGCCGCAGGCCGAGGCGCTGGCGACCGCCGGCGCATTCGACTGCTTCGGCGGGAATCGCCGGGAGGCGCTGTGGGCGGCCGGGTCGGTGGCGGGGCAGCGGCCGGACCGGCTACCCGGGGTCGGCGTCGCCACCGGTACCCCGGCGCTGCCCGGGATGAGCGAGATCGAGCTGGCCGCCGCCGATGTCTGGGCCACCGGGGTCTCACCCGACAGCTTCCCGACCCAGTTCCTGCGCGCCGATCTCGATGCGCTCGGGGTGATTCCGGCCGAGCAGCTGGGAGGCGTCCCCGACGGCACCCGGGTATTGGTGGCCGGGGCGGTGACGCACCGGCAGCGGCCGGCGACCGCCCGCGGGGTCACCTTCGTCAACCTCGAGGACGAGACCGGGATGGTCAACGTGCTGTGTACGCCGGGAGTGTGGACGCGCCATCGCAAGCTGGCGCAGACCGCGACGGCACTGCTGGTCCGTGGCCGGGTGCAGAACGCCGCCGGGGCGGTCACCGTGCTGGCCGATCGGCTGGGCTCCCTGGAGTTGACCGTGGGTTCGCGCTCCCGGGACTTCCGGTAG
- a CDS encoding MmpS family transport accessory protein codes for MFGVLRRAWLPLLIVVVLAVGVGVVHRVRSYFGGDDSSSSAAPFEDTKPFHPKIVVYEIFSPDGTYADINYLDLDATPQRLDGASLPWSLTLSTTNPAVSPNIVAQGDGATIGCRVTIDGEVKDERIATGPVSAQTFCIVKSA; via the coding sequence ATGTTCGGCGTTCTCAGACGCGCATGGCTCCCCCTGCTCATCGTTGTGGTTCTCGCGGTGGGCGTGGGTGTCGTGCACCGAGTCCGCAGCTATTTCGGCGGCGACGACAGCAGTTCCAGCGCTGCCCCGTTCGAGGACACCAAGCCCTTTCACCCCAAGATCGTGGTCTACGAGATCTTCAGTCCGGACGGCACCTACGCCGACATCAACTACCTGGACCTCGACGCCACCCCGCAACGCCTCGACGGGGCCAGCCTGCCGTGGTCGCTGACCCTGTCGACCACCAACCCGGCGGTCAGCCCCAACATCGTCGCGCAGGGTGACGGCGCCACCATCGGCTGCCGGGTCACCATCGACGGTGAGGTCAAAGACGAACGCATCGCCACCGGCCCCGTCAGCGCCCAGACCTTCTGCATTGTGAAATCCGCATGA